A part of Desulfofundulus salinus genomic DNA contains:
- a CDS encoding helix-turn-helix domain-containing protein, translated as MSSLGERLAYLRNQRGLSQAELARLLHMGQSTIAMYEKNRRSPDNQSLKRLADFFGVSTDYLLGRTDRPYGTGGEGAPGNAPHDAELYAVAADPLFAGLLRQVPDLTEEEKHSLVEHWEWALRFIKKERERRRKREEGNRKG; from the coding sequence ATGTCTTCCCTCGGCGAAAGGCTGGCTTATCTGCGCAATCAAAGAGGATTGTCCCAGGCGGAACTGGCCCGCCTGTTACATATGGGGCAGAGCACCATTGCCATGTACGAGAAAAACAGGCGCTCGCCGGACAACCAGTCTCTCAAACGGCTGGCCGATTTCTTCGGCGTTTCGACGGATTACCTGCTGGGACGCACCGACCGGCCTTACGGAACCGGCGGGGAGGGTGCACCCGGGAATGCACCCCATGACGCGGAGCTGTACGCAGTTGCGGCCGACCCCCTGTTTGCCGGCCTGCTCAGGCAGGTACCCGACCTGACGGAGGAAGAAAAACACTCCCTGGTTGAGCACTGGGAGTGGGCCCTGCGCTTTATAAAGAAGGAGAGGGAGCGGCGCAGGAAAAGGGAGGAAGGGAACCGGAAGGGATGA